The nucleotide window TGTGTCCCTCAGAGTCAGTGCTGGCCAGGATGCCCATCTGGTCGTCGTCGGGGCGCCTGCGTCGCAGCAGGCAGGTCAGATAGACATACGGGTTCCTCTTGCTCTGCCTTTTCCGTTTCCTGTGGAGGTAGAGATCTTCTCCGGCCGGAGCGGTCTGGGATGGCTGTCGGGTCTGAGAGGGTGACGCACCTACGGAACAGGAGCACAACCACGTTGCTCGAGGGAGCGAGCGATGGAACGGCatgctgttgttttgtgtttagcTCGGCGCTCTACTCTTCAGACCGACCTGTTCTTCTCTTGGAGGTGGAGTTGTTATTGGTGTTGGCTGCTACTCTCTTGGCTTTTGTAATACATTGTTGTAGGAGTGCTTGTAAGCTCTCAGACCCGGCAGCGTCGCTAGACGCACCTAGAGGCTCCCTGAGTAGAAAATAGGagcaaagagacaaagagagcgcTTTACTATAAACCTACAGTGGCGAGCTCTACCCACCTGAAGGTGAGGAGTCAGAAGAAACATTCATTCCAAAATGGCGACGTAATTTTGAAACATCAGCTGACTGGAGCAGAAGAAGATCACTTCATTGTCTTGTTATCTGTTAATTTTCAATGTCAAATGGAACAGATTGtaccagtgtttttttttctgtcaatTGTGAGTCAGTTCAAAAGCCCATAAAatgaaaataatgtatttttttctttcttgtttctATGGTGATTGAGTGGGTCCTCTTGCAGCACAGTATCCTATGTGCGTTTAGATATGTATCCTCTCTTCCACTGTTGATGGCTGGATTTGCTTCCTTCTGAAGGAAACCAAATCCTTATTTGAAAGCCATGCCAGAACTATTTTCATTTTATGAGATCACATTTGAAATTGAATTGGAAATTCCCCGAAACTGTGAGTGAAGAATAAGCAGGCCCATTGATCTgagtaattattattttttttggtGAAAATTATGTTATGATTTGATATAGATTATCTCTACAAAGCTGCtcttgaaaaacacacacaaaagtccTTTGTGATTTTGCAGCGCTTCTCTTACAGAAAGATATATGATCAAATACTGAATTATGAACGTTCTTGTTCTGaatgtttttgtttagttttggtCTTTCAAAGAACAGAATACACCTGCTTCAAAACCTGACTTAGCCACATGTTAAGTCAGGTTATTGTGCCAAAACATATTGTTTTGCAGGGAATGGAAACACAAAGCTTTAGAGATGCTGTCCTTGATTTGTCACTGTggaaagagagattgagatcGATTAGCAGATGGGGGAGACAGATCTGAAAATCACAGCAGTCCTTGTTAAATACAGTCATTTTCAATTATCACAAATACAGTCTTGTGTATGCAGTGGCCCACAGAGTGTTAGGTAAAGGACATTTCCATAGACATGAACACTGTACAGCACACTTCCATAAACATGAACACTGCGTACAGAGGCTTCACCATGCTGACGGGAGGAGATGGCAGGAAGAGGAAATGGCCGTTAAAAAacagtcacatgacaggaagaggaaatggCCATTAAAACAGTCACATGACAGAAAACGAAAGCACTTAAGACGACGAATGCGACGAAGATTTTAGTCAGAGATTCATTGTTATTTGTTTGAGTCAAAGAGAGATATTTAGAGAAGGCATGCATGGCATTTTGCACATGGAACAAAACTTTAAAGGGGAATACTCTAGTCCATCAGTAATCTGGGTCCTCTGTTGATTCAAGGCTTTTAGTGCTGGGAAACGTGCCTGTATTTTAAAATATTTGTAATTCCAAAACAGCTCCTGATATCTCTGACCAGCCTACTCACTGTGCACGACAGCAGGCATGCGCCATTGAACTGTATGGTAAATGTGACCCTTAAAGGTAACATTGAAGCTACAGCATTATATACTTGAATCCAGTAAAGAGGCACAACCCAAAGTCAGCAATTCCCCTTTAAAGGAGAGAGTGAATAGAGCCCTCCCCCTgctgacccctcccctctcagacaTGGGTCCGACCCTTACCTATTGTGGCGTAGGGGACCTGGTCACAACAACGCTGCCCAGATAGCTGAGATCAATCAAAAACAAATGACATCAGACCCCCCGGAGTCCTCACACGGTACAGCAGCCCTAGAACTACGTTACCCACAATGACCTTGCCAGGGCAGTCCTTGGTTTTCCGCCTgccctttacatttacatgtagtcatttagcagacgctcttatccagagggacttacagtaagtacagggacattttcccgaggcaagtagggtgaagtgcctggcccatggacacaacgtcatttggcaaggccgggaatcgaactggcaaccttcggattactagcccgattccctaaccactcagccacctgactccctttagCGCTACCCTGGGTGTCTGTGGGGTTTCAAGAGGTGGGTGAGGTGGAtgtgagggggggaaggagggagtgtACAGGTACAGCGGAAAACTACACAGAGGGAATTCATATGCGCCTCAGGTACTGTATTTTGCTCTGAACTTCAGGGTATTTAGGGAACTTCTAGATCTTTCTAGAGAGTATGCATGATGTGGGGCCTCAAGTTACTATGTAAGAGCATAATGTAGAAAGCATCCACTGCTCCAGATATTCCCTATTCTTCTCGGTTTCAATCCTTCAAATTTATCTCAGATAAATGCAGGGAGTACTGTACAGGGAAATTGACTTCATTCTATCAGTCGGCAAAATAGGGAATGGCTAAATATGCATGTTACtttatacattttatattttcctTTAAACAGCGGATTAAGACACAATACATAAAAAATTTACAATCGATCACATCAATCCAATGACGTAGTTAATGAAACTATGCTAGGTATATTGTGCCTTTATCTTAGCAACTGTTGCCATGAAAGCCTCTGCTGAACAGCAGTCATGTTTAATATGAGGACAACACAAGTCATGGCATGGCCAAATCATCATCATGCTACAATTTGTGAGCTACTATAATATTGACAGTTTATGTTATTGAATATTTTTCAAATAAGTGACtattgaaataaatacattgtatattgttattatatatAAATTGATTGATATTTTCGTATAATCTTTTTCTAGTGCACTGTCAATTGGCAAATTTGGTGAGACAATTTCTCGTTTGCTATAATTTAGATGGTTATATAAAAAGTACAGAATACATGTTGTTACGTCTTTGAACTTAGCCGATTAAGTGCCAAATGCAAATACATGCTTTCTGCATATTACAATAAAATATGCACTATTTTGCAACGTGGAAAGAAAACTTGAATTGAGTGCCCATAAGGAGAAGGCTCCtggtgtgaatgagtgtgtttctgttcccTGGCAGAGAGCATCACCTACCCTGAGGCGGATATCTGAAGCTGGGAGGGCTCTGAGGGCAgcatctcctcctctgtccttctctgggACGGCCTCTGCCCGAACACGTCCCTGCCCTccaggggaggagatggggactGGGAGGGGTAACTGGCTGCAGTGGAGGCATAGGACATGTGAGGGTGATAACTGGGGCTGGGCCGTCTGCTGCCCTGGCCGTGGGTGGGGGAGATGGCCAGGGAGGACCTCCGGGAGAAGCTGGCGGTGGCGGAGGGGTGCAGGGCGATCTCTGGCATCTCCAGGGAGCGGGAGGTGCGCAGGAtgctggggtggggagggggccggACTAGGATATCTGGAGAGCCTGGCTGCGTACTGAGGGGACTctgggaaagaggggagagacgggagggctggaggaccagTGGGGGGAGGCCGGGGTCTGCCCGACGTCGTGCCCGCGGGCTGAGCCAGGACTGGGGACTGCTGCTGGGCGCTGTGCTAGGGCTCCCTGCACGGACTGCCGGGTCAGGGTAAGGCAACACTGGTACGCCCATACCGTGGGTCGTGTGTCTGAGCTGGCCGAGACTCTGGGCCTGTTGCATAGCTAAGCGCCTAGCTGGAGGCCCCAGGGGCCGTTCTCTGCCTGGTGGAGCCATAGGGACCTCCAGCTGCAGGAGCCGAGGGCTGATCAGATCCTTCAGGGGTGGGAGGTGCAGGCGACTCggagggagaaagtgaggagggtaggggggagggTCAGGGAGGTCCTGCTGATGATGTAAAGGGTGGTGAGGTGGGTAAATGAAACGGGTCCCTTCCAGACCCAGGAAGGGGAACTCGTGAGGCTGCCAGCTCTCGGGCGAGCGAGGTGGGGGGCTGTGTGAGTGCGGGAGAGAATGGCCGGAGGCCGTGTACTGATGGTGCTCCATCTCCCCGCTCTCCTCCGGGATGGAGGGGTAACCGAAGGGCCCCTCGCCCGTGCCCGGTGGGGAGGACAGAGCGGAGCTACGTGGGCTCATGTCGGGCATGTAGAAAGGTGGGGGGATCCCCGATTCCCCGCGGCTGCCTAGATACCCATAGAAAGGGCCCTGGGGGAACCCCCGATAGCGGGAGGTGGGGGCCTGCCCTGAGGCATGAAGCCCACTGCCCTCCACAAAGCTCATACCTTCCATGGCCCTGTGGAGGCGGGGGCTGTAGGTGGGGGGCTGCGTGGACTCCAGGCTGGAGGACGTTGGGGAGAGCTGGGGCCGGAGCGTGGGCATGATCGGGGGCAGGGGCCCGGGGTCAAAATCATTCTCCTCGTCGGACTGCCGGAACTCAGGGTACATGTCGGATTCCTCTGCGAATGGAAAGCCCTGGATGCGTCGGGGCGGGGGGCTTATCTCCATGACGAAGCGTCCGTCTGGCCCGCGACTGATCAGCTCGATGGGCGTGGTCACCTCCGCCTCGTGTTTGGACACACTGTACTTCTTACTGGTTATGGCACGCTTGGTTTTCTTGTAGAAAGAAAGCTCCtggcccctgtctctctggggGCTGGACAGCCGCCGGACATACAGGCCTGGACCATGGGCCTCGTCGGACGACAGAGACCTGGGCCGCGATGGAGGAGAACTCTCTGGACTGATCTTCCCCGAGGACAGCCTgccaggacacacagacacagacaggctcaACCAGGGGAACATTCCAGAGCAAACTTCTCAGTTTTAGTCAATATACAAACGTTGTTACTTAGTGCTGCACGCAATGGGCATGTTAACCACATGGACCTGCTAATGCTATGCTAGTCAGAAGACAGAATCCACAGCCATGGCAGTATGCCTTTGGCCACTGCAGTATGATATAACACAATGCCCAGCAGATGCCTTCTCCTTGCACTGCGGCTAATAAACCTACtgtagcagagagggagaggatgaaaaAGCAGCCATGATAACCATCTCAGAAATGTCTtataaaaaaagataaaaatatatttttatttcttttttttactaaacCGAGGCCTGTCTGCTGATttaagggaggggaaggggacatATGCTGCACCAAATGCCTTATCAGCCTGGGAGAAAGGCATCTAAAAATGACATTCACAGGCCTCTGTAATCACGTACCCACACCAGGAGCAGCATTGTAAAGGCACCAGAAACACACGCTCTCCAGTTCTCCAGAGTGCACAGCCGGCACCGTGCACAGCCGGCACCGTGCACAGCCGGCACCGTGCACAGCCGGCACCGTGCACAGCCGGCACCGTGCACACAATAGAGCCGCCGCGAGCACACATCACTGTACGAGGGCGTTTTCTGTGCATGCGGGTTCGGCCAGCGCAGCACTGAAGCACACACGTCTTTATTCTTTAATTCTTTAATGCAATGCGTTTGCCATGCAGCCGAGCTGAGCCAGTGCAGCGCGGCGCAGTGCTGCGTTATGGTGCAGGGTAGGCACTCACAGGGGGCTGGCAGGAGGGGGCATGTAGCTGCTCCTGGCTGGCTCGTCCCAGCAGGGCTCTACCCCAGGCAAGGGGGTAAGAGGAGGCCTGGGATGGGAGACAAACGACATGGGCCAGGGTCATCTGTCAGTGGCTGGACACCTACGCCTCCACACAGTGAGGACCAGCGTGGACTCCCTGACCTCACACTTCAGTCAAACTAATCTCACAGGAAGACGGGGTTATCATATTGATGTGCAGTCATCATTTGGCCAGTTAAGACTCAAAACTAGTGCTAGCTTCTTCCTAGAAACACATCATCAAAAAACAAGGAAAAACAGGATGCATATAAAAGGACCTCTTGTTCATACGAACCCACGCACAAACCACACAAACTGTGGTGAAACAATCTTGCCTTTGAGGAAATGACTGCACTGAAGTTGGATTTAAAATCACACAGCAAATGTTGCATCGGGATTCTGGATATACCCACAAAATGGCAGCTTTACATTTAATTTGGAGGGAGATTATGTTAGTCTTAGGTCATGTACTTACGGTGATTCAATGCTTTTCCTGAAGTGTGTCACAGACAGGGGAGGGTCTGAGAAtggcaaaaaaacaacaacatttggATGAGCTTTGACCGCCAGAGGTGGTCCAACACACAGTAGCTTGGATCAGGGTCTGTGTTTCCAACCCACCTGGTTTGCGTTTGAGCTTGCGTCTGTGCTGCTTGTTGACGAAGCAGGCCGCCAGAGTACTGAAGAGGACCGCCGCCGCAAGGAAGCAGATGGTCGCCACGACGCCCGCCACCACCGGCCTCGCCAGCCCCTCATCAGCCACCTCCGCGGGTGGGAAcgggtctgggggaggaggtTAAAGGTCACACAATTAGTGAAATGGACCGTGCAAACATGACAATCGTCAATAAAGCTTTAATAAAGTTTTGTTTGGTATATTTTCCAGCAAGTTTTTAGTTCTATTTGCATCAAGTTGCATGTTTTAAAAGCTGGAAAACTGACCCGTGCTGGACACTCCCACCACGTTACTGCTCTCACTGATGAGGTCATCCATGACCGCCATCACTTTGAACTCATACCACGACTCCtgccagagacacaaacacacaaacacattacacTGCAACAGTACCAATAACCAACCCTCCATGTAAGCAACCTGTCCTATCCAGCACGTGCTTCCAACACGGTGGTAGACGAGGTGTTGTACCTGTACGAGGTCCCGGGCAATCAGCTCAGTCTCTGTGGCAGGGATCAGGTCGTCCAGAACCTCCCATCTTTCCCCAAGACGGAACTCCATGATGTAACGATCAACGGGTGACGAGTGATTGGCTGGAGGGAGCCAGGTGAGCAGGACGCCGTGTTGCGTGCGATTGGCTGTGAGGCACCGTGGTGGCGTAAGAAGCACCTGTGGTTCTGGAGTGCTCATGGGAGACACTGGGGGGAAGAAGGACACCAAAACACACTTGATAAACAGAAGAACCTGTCATTTGTGCTGTGTCATGAGGATGAGGTGTTGACGCTGCAGCCAGATGCTGTCATAGGAACTTGAGTCAAACTTGTCACTAGAGGGCAGTAACATCCACATTAGACAATGTGACGATGAGTAGGCGAACAGACGACGAGACAGACGAAAACAAGATGACTGTTCTGCAATGAGCTCCGACTAGCAGCCTGCACAGATAACAATTAAGTATTTCATACAAAAACACGTATTCAGTTCACTCAGTTCCAGTCATTTCAATCTACAGAACAACGTGTAGAATTTAATATTTAAAACACTGTATCAAATCAGGCatataaaagagagagggatgagtgtgTCTGGATGAGTGTGTCAAGATGAACGTGTCAGGATGAGCGTGTCAGGATGAGTGTGTCAGGATGAGCGTGTCTGGATGAGTGTGTCAAGATGAGCGTGTCTGGatgagttcaagttcaagttcaagtcttttatttgtcaggtgcacagagcaacacaaggttagactgggcactgaaattcttaagacaagacaacgcaagcacttggcataacataacatataagtacacagaacaaatttacatctatgctgagcttagataagtgaacttcctaaatatacagatagcaataaataaacgactatactaaccctaacactaaaacttcctaaattacagataacaataaatagtacgctatactaaccctaatacacaaaaaaaaaaaaaaaaaaaaaaaaaaaaaaaaaaacctgttacaaccctataaactaatctaacctaaatggagcgTGTCAGGATGAGCGTGTCTGGATGAGCGTGTCTGGATGAGCGTGTCAGGATGAGCGTGTCTGGATGAGCGTGTCTGGATGAGCGTGTTTGGATGAGCGTGTCTGGATGAGCGTGTCAGGATGAGTGTGTCTGGATAAGCGTGTCTGGATGAGCGTGTCAGGATGAGTGTGTCTGGATGAGCGTGTCTGGATGGCAGTGGTGGCGCCACACACCTGCAGTGTTGACCGTCACCACCTCACTGAAGGGCCCCGTTCCCAGCTTGTTCTGAGCCAGCACGCTGAACNNNNNNNNNNNNNNNNNNNNNNNNNNNNNNNNNNNNNNNNNNNNNNNNNNNNNNNNNNNNNNNNNNNNNNNNNNNNNNNNNNNNNNNNNNNNNNNNNNNNGCCCCGCTGCCACGTTGCCACGGTAACACTCACACTGAACAGTCAGGTGTGCCGAGGCGGATGGCGAGACTCCCAGACTGTTGCTCGGGCTGCAGGTGTATTTTCCAGCATCCTCCGGCTTCACCCGGAAGATGATGAGCGTGCCGTCAATGAGGATGCGTACCCGGAGCTTCAGGTCACTGCCAATAGGAAGCAGACATTTGTCAAACGGGTCATtgtgacacgcacgcacacgggaggggaggaggggcacgtCTGTGCAGTTCTGCAGCAcggccagcagagggcagcacagAGTCAGACTGCATGCCAGCTTCAGATGGGCTCCAGAAAGTAGAGCAGTTGTCAGACAAATCCCCTTGTTACCAAAATCACcttgtgttttctctctcactgccaCATGAAATGAGGCACCACAAACAGAGGCTGATATTCCCATTGTGTTTTCAACAAATGACCAGCCAATTAAACACTGCGTGGGCACATTTTGAAGATGCCATTTGACGGGAAGTGTGGATTAATTCAAAGCTTATGATTCTCTTATGTTCTCTAgcatattgtattttttttaagacaTTATATTTTCACTGACAAAGAGAAtacatataaaaaaaagaaaaaagctaaCAACTgttaaataaactgttaaatAGAACATGGTCCCTTGCATGTAATGTCTGTATTTGCTCCTCCTGATCAAAAAAAGGCTCTGAAAGACTGTCCTTAATTTTTTCTGTAGTCTTCTTCTTCACCTACTGGTTCTCTGACTGTGTACCAGTGTCTATCtgaatgtgtgtctgaatgtgtgtctgagtgtgtatctgcatgtgtgtctgaatgtgtgtctgagtgtgtgcagCGTCTCAGTTTGAGGGCTGCTACAGGGAGTCTGGCAGAGCTGCTGGCTACGCTTCAGATCAGCCCTGTACGAGAGCCATGTGATGATGACACAAGCACTGAGTCATGTGATGCTGTCATCAGAGCATGCTAACCCGCCTGCCCCACGCCAGACGGCCCCCCGCTGGGACAACTTTAACTGTTTCTGGGGCACcaagacgcacgcacacacacgcacgcacaaacacacacacacagggtgacaTGAAGGCATGCACACAAatccaatgagagagagagagagcatccgCAaagacacatgcgcacacaccacacacacacattcaattaCATTACAGGAAAGCTGAGggtgagaaaagaaaagaaacagaCAAAAGACAGAGGAACACCTAATCTGGGACTTAAACTATTCATTACTCAGACCTTCGGACAgtgcgacacacacacgcatgcaggcacacatgctcatgcacacacacacccacacgctgaACAGTGTTACAGTACAGAACGGAAATCGATCATGACTTTACTTCTTGAAGTAGACGTTATCCTCTTCCCAAAACCATGTGTAGGTTAGGTTGCCAGGATAGGCCTCGGCTTGGCAGGTGAAGAGTGCATTCTGGGATATGTTTACAGTGATGTTTTCTGGTGGTGTCACAATATACGGTGGGCCTGAGAACATAGAGAAAAAGCCTTTGGATTATTACAGTCTGAAGAATATACTCAATAATTGTTCAGGTGAGACATTTGTCATACAATATTGACATCAATTCGTTCAAAAACAGGTGCAGGACAACTTTTGGCTTCTGTTGGAAGCCCACAGCAACCTTTACTTGGACAAAAGCGTGTTTCAAAAGAGAACAGGTTTAAGGTTGTAAGACAGCGGACTGCACACGGGAAAAGTAAAAATCAACATTGttgaaatgtttaaaaaaagtattCTCGTTTATCTCCTGGTCTACAACAAAAATACTCTATCCCCATGATTTCACCATTATCCTACTCAGGTTCCTTCTGGCCTTCCATACATTCAAGGATATGGACAGGCtacacagagggagacagagctaatgctaatgctaagGATATGGACAGGCTACACAGAGGTAGACAATACTAATGCTAAAGCTGTAATACGATCCCTGTAACGTCTCTTTGGCCTGCGATGGGATACAGTAAGAGGGGAGGTGCTGTACTGTAGCCAACATCCCAGGCAGGAACAGGGCTTACCAGCTCTTCACATTGGGCATGCCCAGAGCCTCAGGGGTCCTCCTGTTTCTCTGTAAATCATTACAAGCCATGAAAGCTAAGCTGTTTTTTATTAGTGGGACCAGCAACAAGCCTCTTGGTTCTTCATCTTGGTATAGTTTACACAAGATTAGAGAGTACTGAAAGGGGTGGTTGACTCATAACTATTAAAAATAGATCACTAGAGTGAGAGTCATGACTACTTAGCTATCTTACTGTTCCTGCTCAGACAACTTGCCTGGCCTATTTCAACACACACCTTCTGCAGAGGGTCCTTCAGCAAGTTCAACATGTAGCTCGCAGACATAGACACGTTTTGATCAGATCAGATCGTATCTCAGATGCATTAATTTAAGAATAGATAAGTGAGAGCTTTATTTTATCATTTTATGTCTCGAAATCTCAAGGTaattgtgcgtgtgagagagtgagagagagagagagagagagagagagagagagagggagggagggagggagatagagagagagagagagagagagagagagagagagagagagagagggagggagagagagagagagagagagagacagtgtctgCATCTACAGCTAAATCCTTGCCTGAAGATGTTACCACACTTTATCCTCCCCAAAGGCACCTGCACACGGACAGAAAAAGATGGCATCTTCACCACACTATCAAACCAACGCCTCCATGGAAGCAGCCGCTCCGCCGGCAGCAGCGCTCAACACACCGTTACCTCCTCTCCAGTGCTTGTtgtgagggtgagaaggagcCTGAGACAGGCTGGAACTGGAGGCTCGTATTAGGACTACGTATCTGATCTGTGTCTGCCTGAGAGCTGGGTTAATGGACCGGACACAGACAGTGATgttccctcagacagacactgatggaaacacacacaaacgcactcagacacgcacacacacacacacacacacacacacacatgcacacacacagatccagacAAGGACAATTATAGGGGAGTATTGACTGTCATGTAGACTTGCCTATAGTCCTCGTAGCACACAATCAGCACATATCCCAAACCTTAACTCACTGTATAGTGAGTAAACTGAAGATATTGCATATCTGTATGAGTGGTTGAGGGATTGTAAGTATGCAGCTTGTTATGAGAGTGAACACAGACCATGGTGCGTGTGAAATTCatatctctctcatctctccctggaAGATACCGGATTCAGTCCACCAGGACTCTGATAATTCATTAAGCTCTCCTACAGTTATCCTACTGTGCTAGTGGCCATGCAGTACCATCCTATCACAGCTGCACACCGCATCAAGACATCCAATGTCTGTGTCATTACTGGCGGCCATTTTGTGCTGATAACTGCCCACTATACACCTCCCTAAACAAGTCTGACACAGTTTAAGCATATGAGGATCCGAGCTTGATGCCATTCTGAATCAAGAGAGTTCATTGAGATATCCCCCCAGTGATCACCTTGGACGAGCAGGCGCGTTGTGTGCAGCACCTCCCCCTGGTCGCTGTAGGCCCTGCAGGTGTACGCTCCTCTGTCCTCGCGTGTGATCCCCAAGATGGTCAAGCTGCCATCATGCACCTGCAGCCGTGCAACAACAACACAGCAACAAAAGATGAGTAAGTAtaatctctcacacaaacatggaATATAATCACattataagagcgtctgccaaattactaaatgtactaGGACTTACTATTAATATGTAACTTGTTGTTTCCAGTGTTCAAAGTATGTGCTCAAGGAggtacagtatatacacagtTTAGTACAGGCTATATCTGGTACTTTATTAGATACGAGGGTGTGCTGGAAGTATCAATGTAACAAACATAAACCAACACTGAAGCCATCAATGTGTTGTTTTTCTAATTAACTTTGAATCTGATGTGCAGCTAATCTCTTCATGCGGTAACCCTGGAAACGTGCTGCTGTGAATGTCTTCATCCAGCCAATGCAGGGGCATTGTCAGGAATCAAAAAGCAGTAGAGAAacacatgaccccccccccccacaccccccccccaccttccccccccAAAACTCCTACAttattcagaaggttgctgggATCAGTCCAGTCTAGTCACACACAGCTGTCGTCTGTCTGTCCAGACCAGAGACGGAGGGATCTAGGAAACCTGGAGCATTACAACAGTTCACCCGTCCATCTAACAGCAaagagagcagagcagctcCGGACTCATCCACAGCACAACTCCTGCATCGGGTCGGGCAGGTTGGGGTACTCTAGCAGTGATCCCCCTGCTTGTGACAGGACTAAAGTGCCACTCTCCACTACTGCAGCTTTGTGTGTGCGAGACCTTAAggcacagacaggacacaggaaGGGAAACTATGTTTAACATAGTGTGACAGTCGTTAGGGAGTTGCTCAAAAGTAATACGATATGAGCCCAAAGGAGGTGTTAATGTGAGatcagaaagaggaggagcgcaagaaaaaggaggagaaagagaaaggaggaggagtcagcgcaaagggaggaagagggggagcggaggaaaaagaggaggaagagaaaggaggagtcggcgcaaagggaggaagagggggagcggaggaaaaagaggaggaagagtttTTCTTCTACCACATGTGCTGTAGAAGTATCTGTGAGCAGGCTAAGCTCCCCTGCAGCAGGGGGGTCGGAGTTGTTGAGCAggattcctcctctcctccctcttctggcTCATTCCCACCATACTCCAGGAGATCTCTATGGAGCCCAGTGTGAGGCTGAGCAAACAGGACATCTGATTTCTTACCAGATAGAGCTTCTTTACAGTTTTACAGGTTTGGTTTAGTTGAGTTAAATCCGTTTTATTGTATTAAAAAATTATGATAATGTT belongs to Hypomesus transpacificus isolate Combined female chromosome 15, fHypTra1, whole genome shotgun sequence and includes:
- the LOC124477967 gene encoding protein turtle homolog B-like, whose translation is MIWYVATLIASVFSTRGTAAQGAHGVREEPRFVTARAGESVILGCDVSPPLDGQQPPYVVEWFKFGVPIPLFINFRFYPPHVDPEYTGRASLHGKASLQIVPVHPEDQGWYECRVLMLEQQYDTFHNGSWVHLTVNAPPTFTATPPQYVEAKEGGSTLLSCSAQGNPKPMISWLREGEELATNAKYTVHDGSLTILGITREDRGAYTCRAYSDQGEVLHTTRLLVQGPPYIVTPPENITVNISQNALFTCQAEAYPGNLTYTWFWEEDNVYFKNDLKLRVRILIDGTLIIFRVKPEDAGKYTCSPSNSLGVSPSASAHLTVHVLAQNKLGTGPFSEVVTVNTAVSPMSTPEPQVLLTPPRCLTANRTQHGVLLTWLPPANHSSPVDRYIMEFRLGERWEVLDDLIPATETELIARDLVQESWYEFKVMAVMDDLISESSNVVGVSSTDPFPPAEVADEGLARPVVAGVVATICFLAAAVLFSTLAACFVNKQHRRKLKRKPDPPLSVTHFRKSIESPPPLTPLPGVEPCWDEPARSSYMPPPASPLLSSGKISPESSPPSRPRSLSSDEAHGPGLYVRRLSSPQRDRGQELSFYKKTKRAITSKKYSVSKHEAEVTTPIELISRGPDGRFVMEISPPPRRIQGFPFAEESDMYPEFRQSDEENDFDPGPLPPIMPTLRPQLSPTSSSLESTQPPTYSPRLHRAMEGMSFVEGSGLHASGQAPTSRYRGFPQGPFYGYLGSRGESGIPPPFYMPDMSPRSSALSSPPGTGEGPFGYPSIPEESGEMEHHQYTASGHSLPHSHSPPPRSPESWQPHEFPFLGLEGTRFIYPPHHPLHHQQDLPDPPPYPPHFLPPSRLHLPPLKDLISPRLLQLEVPMAPPGRERPLGPPARRLAMQQAQSLGQLRHTTHGMGVPVLPYPDPAVRAGSPSTAPSSSPQSWLSPRARRRADPGLPPLVLQPSRLSPLSQSPLSTQPGSPDILVRPPPHPSILRTSRSLEMPEIALHPSATASFSRRSSLAISPTHGQGSRRPSPSYHPHMSYASTAASYPSQSPSPPLEGRDVFGQRPSQRRTEEEMLPSEPSQLQISASGEPLGASSDAAGSESLQALLQQCITKAKRVAANTNNNSTSKRRTGASPSQTRQPSQTAPAGEDLYLHRKRKRQSKRNPYVYLTCLLRRRRPDDDQMGILASTDSEGHNYGSLH